In Odocoileus virginianus isolate 20LAN1187 ecotype Illinois chromosome 15, Ovbor_1.2, whole genome shotgun sequence, a genomic segment contains:
- the RBIS gene encoding ribosomal biogenesis factor, with protein sequence MAKNKLRGQKSRNVFHIASQRSLKVKNKAKPVTTNLKKINIVNDEKVNRVNKAFIDIQKELANFSKGLSLEPLQKQLVSQQCHENIPVNVDEATRLMAQL encoded by the exons ATGGCCAAGAATAAACTCAGAGGGCAGAAGTCCAGGAATGTATTCCACATAGCCAGCCAGAGAAGCTTGaaggttaaaaataaagcaaaaccagTTACTACTAATCTTAAGAAG ataaacattgtGAATGATGAAAAAGTTAACAGAGTGAATAAAGCTTTTATAGATATACAGAAGGAACTGGCAAACTTCTCAAAAGGCCTTTCCCTTGAACCTCTGCAGAAACAGCTG GTGTCTCAGCAGTGTCATGAAAACATACCAGTTAATGTTGATGAGGCTACAAGATTAATGGCTCAGTTGTAA